The Malus sylvestris chromosome 12, drMalSylv7.2, whole genome shotgun sequence genome contains a region encoding:
- the LOC126592100 gene encoding uncharacterized protein LOC126592100 isoform X2, with product MPYRVRENLFIGNISDAAEILQNGSTEITHILSVRSSASISVFSEWKGLTIPTKEIKKVYAGGSGGASASEDDSGDRKKGCLVSDKLLYLLEHAGKDLKLVRMGVPLRDTENEDLLDYLDVCFDFIDRSRKEGSVLVHCFAGVSRSAAIITAYLMRTENLSQEDALKSLRQSCDFVCPNDGFLDQLKMYEEMGFKVDCASPIYRSFRLKVLGESYHRGDRMDSSKFGADPGVAGEVASGVEAASNEGKTVTPAFRCKKCRRVVALQDNVEDHIPGEGEQSFGWNKRKSSNSYNKYEDSDSECSSIFVEPLKWMTADLKFIFWRNKR from the exons ATGCCGTACCGGGTGCGTGAAAATCTATTCATTGGCAACATCAGTGATGCAGCAGAGATTCTCCAAAATGGTAGCACAGAGATCACGCATATTCTATCGGTTCGTAGTTCAGCGTCAATATCAGTTTTCTCCGAATGGAAGGGTCTAACAATTCCCACAAAGGAAATCAAGAAGGTCTATGCTGGCGGGTCTGGTGGTGCCTCAGCTTCCGAGGATGATTCCGGTGACAGGAAAAAGGGTTGTTTGGTGTCCGATAAGCTTCTGTACTTGTTGGAACATGCTGGCAAGGATTTGAAGCTGGTGAGGATGGGGGTTCCACTGAGAGATACGGAGAATGAAGATTTGTTGGATTATTTGGacgtttgttttgattttatcGATAGGAGTAGAAAAGAGGGGTCTGTTTTGGTCCATTGCTTTGCTGGTGTGTCTAGAAG TGCAGCTATCATTACAGCATATCTGATGAGAACAGAAAATCTATCACAAGAAG ATGCACTAAAATCCCTGAGACAAAGCTGTGACTTTGTTTGCCCCAATGACGGTTTTCTTGATCAG CTCAAAATGTACGAGGAAATGGGCTTCAAGGTTGATTGTGCCAGCCCCATATACAGGTCTTTTCGACTGAAAGTATTGG GTGAATCTTATCATCGTGGGGATAGAATGGACAGTTCTAAATTTGGAGCAGATCCTGGGGTGGCTGGTGAAGTTGCCTCTGGAGTGGAAGCAGCTTCGAATGAAGGAAAAACTGTTACACCAGCTTTCCGCTGCAAGAAATGCCGAAGAGTTGTTGCATTGCAGGACAATGTTGAGGATCACATTCCAGGTGAGGGAGAGCAATCCTTCGGCTGGAACAAGCGAAAAAGTAGCAACTCATACAACAAGTATGAGGATTCTGATTCTGAATGTTCATCCATTTTTGTTGAGCCTCTAAAGTGGATGACAGCAG atctcaaatttattttctggagaaacaaacgatga
- the LOC126592100 gene encoding uncharacterized protein LOC126592100 isoform X1, whose translation MPYRVRENLFIGNISDAAEILQNGSTEITHILSVRSSASISVFSEWKGLTIPTKEIKKVYAGGSGGASASEDDSGDRKKGCLVSDKLLYLLEHAGKDLKLVRMGVPLRDTENEDLLDYLDVCFDFIDRSRKEGSVLVHCFAGVSRSAAIITAYLMRTENLSQEDALKSLRQSCDFVCPNDGFLDQLKMYEEMGFKVDCASPIYRSFRLKVLGESYHRGDRMDSSKFGADPGVAGEVASGVEAASNEGKTVTPAFRCKKCRRVVALQDNVEDHIPGEGEQSFGWNKRKSSNSYNKYEDSDSECSSIFVEPLKWMTAVEEGAMEGKLSCVHCEARLGYFNWAGTQCSCGSWITPAFQLHKNRVDVSTI comes from the exons ATGCCGTACCGGGTGCGTGAAAATCTATTCATTGGCAACATCAGTGATGCAGCAGAGATTCTCCAAAATGGTAGCACAGAGATCACGCATATTCTATCGGTTCGTAGTTCAGCGTCAATATCAGTTTTCTCCGAATGGAAGGGTCTAACAATTCCCACAAAGGAAATCAAGAAGGTCTATGCTGGCGGGTCTGGTGGTGCCTCAGCTTCCGAGGATGATTCCGGTGACAGGAAAAAGGGTTGTTTGGTGTCCGATAAGCTTCTGTACTTGTTGGAACATGCTGGCAAGGATTTGAAGCTGGTGAGGATGGGGGTTCCACTGAGAGATACGGAGAATGAAGATTTGTTGGATTATTTGGacgtttgttttgattttatcGATAGGAGTAGAAAAGAGGGGTCTGTTTTGGTCCATTGCTTTGCTGGTGTGTCTAGAAG TGCAGCTATCATTACAGCATATCTGATGAGAACAGAAAATCTATCACAAGAAG ATGCACTAAAATCCCTGAGACAAAGCTGTGACTTTGTTTGCCCCAATGACGGTTTTCTTGATCAG CTCAAAATGTACGAGGAAATGGGCTTCAAGGTTGATTGTGCCAGCCCCATATACAGGTCTTTTCGACTGAAAGTATTGG GTGAATCTTATCATCGTGGGGATAGAATGGACAGTTCTAAATTTGGAGCAGATCCTGGGGTGGCTGGTGAAGTTGCCTCTGGAGTGGAAGCAGCTTCGAATGAAGGAAAAACTGTTACACCAGCTTTCCGCTGCAAGAAATGCCGAAGAGTTGTTGCATTGCAGGACAATGTTGAGGATCACATTCCAGGTGAGGGAGAGCAATCCTTCGGCTGGAACAAGCGAAAAAGTAGCAACTCATACAACAAGTATGAGGATTCTGATTCTGAATGTTCATCCATTTTTGTTGAGCCTCTAAAGTGGATGACAGCAG TCGAAGAAGGTGCAATGGAGGGAAAGTTGTCCTGTGTGCATTGCGAAGCTCGTTTGGGTTACTTCAATTGGGCAGGCACCCAATGCAGTTGTGGAAGCTGGATCACCCCTGCCTTCCAGCTCCACAAAAACCGAGTTGACGTCAGCACCATCTAA